A single genomic interval of Lathyrus oleraceus cultivar Zhongwan6 chromosome 7, CAAS_Psat_ZW6_1.0, whole genome shotgun sequence harbors:
- the LOC127103885 gene encoding actin cytoskeleton-regulatory complex protein PAN1-like, with the protein MGLISKFQSSNVILTKDDICGTRNPIDNYPLLTKIDPPHVLMAYLERCLKEGIQPLVDPFNLPETYHDVHGKRKKEFICKGSSRAQKKKKKIVIFQDEDEVPLSERQKAMILKDTSGVVQSSRVSRKLPSDSTPLNSDSISCEIILQIPPPSQSTISEPIPIPPPESNPPMSTPIIEIPPPISNPIIETPHIPPPLSPPQLQISPISPPPNVNAPQPTNPNFTTPRTSPARSVSDGHVSDGTPEGMFNFEP; encoded by the exons ATGGGTCTTATCTCCAAATTTCAAAGTTCAAATGTCATTCTGACTAAGGATGATATATGTGGTACAAGAAATCCCATTGATAACTACCCTTTATTAACCAAAATTGACCCTCCACATGTTCTGATGGCTTATTTGGAAAGATGTCTTAAGGAAGGAATTCAACCTCTGGTGGATCCTTTTAACCTTCCAGAAACTTACCATGATGTTCATGGAAAGAGAAAGAAGGAGTTCATATGCAAAGGATCTTCTAGGgctcagaagaagaagaagaagattgttATCTTTCAGGATGAAGATGAGGTACCTCTAAGTGAGCGCCAGAAGGCAATGATTCTGAAGGATACTTCTGGAGTCGTCCAGTCTTCAAGAGTTTCTAGGAAGCTCCCTTCTGATAGCACTCCTTTAAATTCTGATTCAATCTCTTGTGAAATCATCTTACAAATCCCTCCTCCATCTCAATCCACTATTTCTGAACCAATCCCAATTCCACCACCAGAATCAAATCCACCAATGTCAACTCCAATCATAGAAATTCCACCACCAATATCAAATCCCATAATAGAAACTCCT CATATACCACCACCATTATCTCCACCACAGTTACAAATTTCACCTATCTCACCACCACCAAATGTTAATGCTCCCCAACCAACTAATCCAAATTTTACAACACCAAGAACATCTCCCGCAAGAAGTGTTTCTGATGGACACGTTTCTGACGGCACTCCTGAAGGAATGTTCAATTTTGAACCATAA